From Hymenobacter volaticus, the proteins below share one genomic window:
- a CDS encoding DUF92 domain-containing protein: protein MLSWFVVLLVLGAGMTYSVRTGKLTLLGAATGGLLGVLLFLGAGFTGLALLAVFFLLGSAASAWKRLDKQRLGLAEANQGRRTAAQALANAGVASGAGLLSWLLPAHAQFFQLLLAGSLAAATADTLSSELGNVYGRRFYHILTLRPDVRGRDGVVSLEGTALGLVGSAIIASVYSIGLGWHWGFGWVLLAGAIGNLADSVLGATLERQGMLSNNAVNTLNTLVGAGTVALCYALFGPL from the coding sequence TTGCTTTCCTGGTTTGTTGTGCTGCTAGTGTTGGGCGCAGGCATGACTTATAGCGTGCGGACCGGCAAATTAACCTTGCTCGGCGCTGCTACCGGTGGCTTGCTGGGCGTCTTACTGTTTCTGGGCGCGGGCTTTACTGGCTTGGCACTCCTAGCAGTTTTCTTTCTGCTTGGTTCGGCGGCCTCAGCTTGGAAACGACTCGACAAGCAACGTCTCGGTTTAGCGGAAGCAAACCAAGGGCGCCGAACTGCCGCCCAGGCCTTGGCGAATGCAGGCGTGGCTAGCGGAGCGGGCTTGTTAAGCTGGCTGCTACCTGCCCACGCGCAGTTTTTCCAACTATTGCTAGCTGGTAGCTTGGCCGCCGCTACTGCCGACACCCTTTCCTCGGAGTTGGGCAATGTGTATGGGCGACGTTTCTACCACATCCTCACGCTACGCCCCGATGTGCGGGGGCGCGACGGGGTGGTTAGTCTGGAAGGCACAGCGCTGGGGCTGGTGGGTAGTGCCATTATTGCGAGTGTCTATAGTATTGGGCTGGGCTGGCATTGGGGCTTTGGGTGGGTTTTGTTGGCGGGTGCCATTGGCAACCTAGCTGATTCTGTGCTTGGTGCCACGCTGGAGCGCCAAGGGATGCTTTCCAATAATGCCGTGAACACGCTCAATACGCTCGTGGGTGCAGGCACCGTCGCGCTCTGCTATGCGCTGTTTGGACCACTGTAA